In Chengkuizengella sediminis, one DNA window encodes the following:
- a CDS encoding NAD(P)-dependent oxidoreductase, whose protein sequence is MNIEKSNITIGFIGIGVMGKSMAGHLLKAGYNLHIYTRTKDKATDLITQGAVWKNSVTELAKQANVIITMIGYPQDVESIYLGSNGIISNANKGTYLIDMTTSTPTLAQKIAQIAKEKDMFSLDAPVSGGDIGAREARLTIMVGGESQAFEVCKPILEKLGVNITLQGEAGAGQHTKMCNQIAIATNMIGICESVAYAQTAGLDPEKVLQSISAGAAGSWSLSNLAPRIIKEDFEPGFFVKHFIKDMGIALEEASSMGMEMPGLELAKKLYDKLANQGEEDRGTQALYKLWEQKT, encoded by the coding sequence ATGAACATTGAAAAAAGCAATATAACGATCGGATTTATTGGCATTGGCGTGATGGGAAAAAGCATGGCAGGTCATTTGTTGAAAGCTGGATATAACTTACATATTTATACTCGAACGAAAGATAAAGCAACTGATCTCATAACTCAAGGTGCAGTATGGAAAAACTCAGTGACAGAACTAGCTAAGCAAGCCAATGTGATAATCACAATGATTGGATATCCCCAAGATGTAGAATCCATTTATTTAGGTTCTAATGGAATTATTTCTAATGCTAATAAAGGAACTTATCTAATCGACATGACAACATCTACACCTACTTTAGCTCAAAAAATAGCTCAAATTGCTAAGGAAAAGGACATGTTTTCTTTAGATGCACCTGTTTCTGGCGGTGATATTGGAGCAAGAGAAGCTCGTTTAACCATTATGGTAGGAGGAGAATCTCAAGCCTTTGAAGTTTGTAAACCGATACTTGAAAAATTGGGAGTAAACATTACCCTTCAAGGAGAAGCAGGAGCAGGACAACATACAAAAATGTGTAATCAAATTGCTATTGCCACTAATATGATTGGGATTTGTGAATCAGTTGCATATGCGCAAACTGCTGGACTTGATCCTGAAAAAGTATTGCAAAGTATTTCTGCTGGAGCAGCAGGGAGTTGGTCACTAAGCAATCTAGCTCCAAGAATCATCAAAGAGGATTTTGAACCTGGTTTTTTTGTAAAACATTTTATTAAAGATATGGGGATTGCACTAGAGGAAGCATCGTCTATGGGAATGGAAATGCCGGGGCTCGAACTAGCAAAAAAATTATACGATAAGCTAGCTAATCAAGGAGAAGAAGATCGAGGTACTCAAGCGTTATATAAACTATGGGAACAAAAAACATAA